A region from the Solibacillus sp. FSL H8-0523 genome encodes:
- a CDS encoding carbon starvation protein A, whose protein sequence is MNAITLVIAAICILVIAYRFYGIFFTKKVLKINEDMPTPAHENEDGKDFVPTNRWIAFGHHFAAIAAAGPLVGPILAAQFGYLPGYIWLLVGAVIGGAVHDAVVLFASMTKGGKSLSEVMREELGPVAGFCTGLAMLFIITITMAGLSMVILGALADNPWGTFAVAATIPIAMLMGLINKFTGNLKFSTILGIALLVAAVFYGPAIQGTWLGDLLTLDKETLSIILPIYAFFAAALPVWFLLAPRDYLSSFMKIGVFIALIIGVFLINPVIQFPAIIPDFLGGGGPIVAGPVWPFVSITIACGAISGFHAFVGSGTTPKMLDRWEDIRVVGFGAMLVECVVAIMALIAATVLHPGDYFAINSTPEKFATLGMSVVDLPALSEAIGMDLEGRTGGAVTLAVGMASIFSGVEWFSHLTSYFYQFVIMFEAVFILTAIDAGTRTARYLIQDFLGNVYKPLKKTDWLPGTIGASALACVMWGYLLNSGDIASVWALFGVSNQLMASIGLVCGVTFVLKVADKRIYVLTCFIPLVYLYVTVNVAGYWMVKNVYWNAAAGGYNVLNGVLSVIMLTLGLIIVIASFMKWRELWAHPRFTNKVQQA, encoded by the coding sequence ATGAACGCCATAACTTTAGTGATTGCAGCAATCTGTATTTTAGTGATTGCCTATCGTTTTTATGGAATTTTCTTTACAAAAAAGGTATTAAAAATTAATGAAGACATGCCAACACCAGCGCATGAAAATGAAGATGGTAAGGATTTCGTGCCAACGAATAGATGGATAGCGTTTGGTCATCACTTCGCGGCGATTGCAGCGGCTGGTCCACTTGTTGGTCCAATCTTAGCAGCACAATTTGGTTACTTACCAGGTTATATTTGGTTACTAGTTGGTGCAGTAATCGGGGGAGCAGTACACGATGCGGTTGTATTATTTGCTTCGATGACAAAGGGAGGTAAATCACTTTCTGAAGTAATGCGTGAAGAATTAGGACCGGTGGCAGGTTTTTGTACAGGGTTAGCGATGCTATTCATCATTACCATTACAATGGCCGGTTTATCCATGGTTATTTTAGGTGCATTAGCAGATAATCCGTGGGGTACATTTGCCGTAGCAGCAACGATTCCAATTGCGATGCTTATGGGCTTAATTAACAAATTTACGGGGAATTTAAAGTTTTCTACGATATTAGGAATCGCGCTCCTTGTTGCGGCTGTATTTTACGGACCAGCTATTCAAGGAACGTGGCTTGGAGATTTACTTACATTAGATAAAGAAACATTATCTATTATTTTACCAATTTATGCATTCTTTGCGGCTGCTTTACCAGTGTGGTTCTTACTTGCGCCGCGTGATTATTTATCAAGCTTTATGAAAATCGGTGTGTTCATTGCGTTAATTATCGGGGTGTTCCTAATTAATCCGGTTATTCAATTCCCAGCTATTATTCCTGACTTTTTAGGTGGTGGAGGTCCAATCGTTGCAGGTCCCGTGTGGCCGTTCGTATCGATCACCATTGCATGTGGTGCGATATCTGGGTTCCATGCGTTTGTAGGTTCAGGGACAACACCGAAAATGTTAGATCGTTGGGAAGATATTCGCGTCGTTGGTTTTGGCGCGATGTTAGTTGAGTGTGTCGTAGCTATTATGGCATTAATCGCAGCGACAGTTTTACATCCGGGAGACTATTTTGCTATTAACTCAACACCTGAGAAATTTGCAACGCTTGGTATGTCCGTTGTTGATTTACCAGCACTTTCAGAAGCAATCGGGATGGATTTAGAGGGGCGTACGGGTGGTGCGGTAACACTTGCTGTTGGTATGGCTTCGATTTTCTCTGGAGTGGAATGGTTTAGTCATTTAACAAGCTACTTCTATCAATTTGTCATTATGTTTGAAGCGGTATTTATTTTAACGGCAATTGATGCGGGAACGCGTACAGCACGTTATTTAATTCAAGATTTCCTAGGAAATGTTTATAAGCCACTGAAGAAAACAGACTGGTTACCGGGTACAATCGGGGCAAGTGCGCTCGCTTGTGTCATGTGGGGGTACTTACTGAATTCGGGTGATATTGCGTCGGTTTGGGCACTGTTTGGTGTGTCGAATCAGTTAATGGCGTCGATTGGTTTAGTATGTGGCGTAACATTTGTATTAAAAGTTGCAGATAAGCGCATTTACGTGTTAACGTGCTTTATTCCATTAGTGTATCTTTATGTAACGGTAAACGTTGCAGGTTACTGGATGGTTAAAAATGTGTACTGGAATGCAGCGGCAGGTGGCTACAATGTGTTAAACGGTGTGTTATCGGTAATTATGTTAACACTAGGATTAATCATTGTCATAGCATCATTCATGAAATGGCGTGAATTATGGGCACATCCACGATTTACGAATAAAGTGCAACAAGCATAA
- the pyc gene encoding pyruvate carboxylase yields MLSIQKVLVANRGEIAIRVFRALTEMKIKTVAIYSNEDNGSYHRYKADEAYLVGEGKKPIDAYLDIEGIIDIAKKCGADAIHPGYGFLSENLHFAQRCEEEGIIFIGPTTDHLYMFGDKVKAREQAVLAGIPVIPGTDGPIASLEEAIDFANTYGYPIMIKAALGGGGRGMRLVETASQLGEGYTRAKSEAKAAFGSDEVYVEKAIIKPKHIEVQIIGDTHGNIVHLYERDCSIQRRHQKVVEIAPSISISSKLRHNICNAAVKLMQNVNYVNAGTVEFLVADDAFYFIEVNPRIQVEHTITEMITGIDIVQTQIHIAAGKSLKDAEVGVPSQQDIPLFGYAIQSRVTTEDPQNQFMPDTGKLQVYRSSGGFGVRLDAGNGFQGAVVTPYYDSLLVKISTWGTTFKQAAEKMDRNLREFRIRGVKTNISFLENVMVHPSFLKGDFNTSFIDTTPELLDFKLPKNRASKLLDYIGNVTVNGFPGVDTKTKPILTKPRIPDIFVPTDLQGTKQILDTQGVDGLVKWIQAQDDVLLTDTTMRDAHQSLLATRMRSTDILAVAKETAAGMHSHFSLEMWGGATFDVAYRFLKEDPWTRLEQLRKEIPNVLFQMLLRGANAVGYKNYSDNVIREFIAQSAESGIDVFRIFDSLNWIQSMEISIDAVRQAGKVAEAAICYTGDILNDGRAKYSAQYYKDMAKQLEQAGAHILAIKDMAGLLKPEAAYRLVSELKAVTDLPIHLHSHDTSGNGIYTYARAIDAGVDIIDTALGSMSGLTSQPSANSLVYALDGAKRQVRADIEALEKLSYYYEDVRKYYREFESGMVSPHSEVYVHEMPGGQYSNLQQQAKSVGLGDRWEEVKVMYGRVNLLFGDIVKVTPSSKVVGDMALFMVQNNLNEETILTRGQTLDFPSSVIELFQGYLGQPHGGFPKELQRVILKNRAPITVRPGELLPEVDLQVILHMLEEKYPQRTFTKKDCIAYALYDKVFEAYVQTNEQFGDITVLDTPTFIYGLKLGEEIEVEIEKGKTLIIKLISIGEAQHDGTRILYFELNGQSRELIIKDFSLDSKEAAILKADPTNTSQIGATMPGTVLKVVINKGSKVKRGDHLLITEAMKMETTVQAPKDGIIKEIYVQAGSALSTGDLLIEFE; encoded by the coding sequence ATGTTAAGCATTCAAAAAGTTTTAGTTGCCAACCGTGGCGAAATTGCAATTCGAGTATTTCGAGCACTAACAGAAATGAAAATCAAAACCGTAGCGATTTATTCCAATGAAGACAATGGATCCTACCACCGCTATAAAGCAGATGAAGCATATTTAGTTGGTGAAGGAAAAAAACCAATAGATGCATACTTAGATATTGAGGGCATTATCGATATTGCAAAAAAATGCGGAGCGGATGCGATTCATCCAGGATACGGATTTTTATCTGAAAATCTTCATTTCGCACAACGCTGTGAAGAAGAAGGTATTATCTTTATTGGGCCAACAACCGATCATTTATACATGTTTGGCGATAAAGTAAAAGCTCGTGAACAAGCGGTTTTAGCTGGAATTCCTGTTATTCCTGGAACAGATGGACCGATTGCTTCGCTTGAGGAAGCAATTGATTTTGCCAATACATACGGTTACCCAATCATGATTAAAGCGGCACTTGGTGGTGGCGGTCGTGGGATGCGTTTAGTTGAAACAGCGAGCCAACTTGGGGAAGGCTATACGCGCGCAAAATCAGAAGCAAAAGCAGCTTTTGGCTCTGATGAAGTGTATGTAGAAAAGGCAATCATAAAGCCAAAGCATATTGAAGTACAAATTATTGGGGATACTCATGGGAATATCGTTCACTTATATGAACGTGATTGTTCGATCCAGCGTCGCCATCAAAAGGTCGTTGAAATTGCACCGTCAATTTCCATTTCTAGTAAACTACGTCACAATATTTGTAATGCAGCTGTCAAGCTCATGCAAAACGTTAACTATGTAAACGCAGGTACCGTTGAATTTTTAGTAGCTGATGATGCATTTTATTTCATTGAAGTAAACCCTCGAATTCAAGTGGAGCATACGATTACGGAAATGATTACCGGTATTGATATTGTGCAAACACAAATTCATATCGCCGCTGGTAAAAGCCTAAAAGATGCGGAAGTTGGTGTACCCAGCCAACAAGATATCCCCCTTTTCGGCTATGCAATTCAATCTCGCGTCACAACGGAAGATCCACAAAATCAGTTTATGCCGGATACTGGAAAACTTCAGGTGTACCGTTCATCAGGTGGTTTCGGCGTTCGTTTAGATGCCGGAAATGGCTTCCAAGGTGCTGTTGTCACACCTTACTATGATTCATTACTTGTGAAAATCTCCACTTGGGGTACAACATTTAAGCAAGCCGCTGAAAAAATGGATCGTAACTTACGTGAGTTCCGCATTCGCGGAGTTAAAACAAATATTTCATTTTTAGAAAACGTCATGGTACACCCAAGCTTTTTAAAAGGTGATTTTAATACAAGCTTTATTGATACAACACCTGAACTACTTGATTTTAAATTACCAAAAAACCGTGCATCAAAACTGCTGGATTACATTGGTAATGTTACAGTCAACGGTTTCCCTGGTGTCGATACAAAAACAAAACCGATTTTAACGAAGCCTCGTATACCAGACATTTTCGTACCGACTGATTTACAAGGTACGAAGCAAATTCTTGATACACAAGGTGTCGATGGTTTAGTCAAATGGATTCAAGCACAAGACGATGTATTGTTAACAGATACAACAATGCGTGATGCGCATCAGTCGTTACTTGCGACGCGTATGCGAAGTACCGATATACTTGCGGTTGCAAAAGAAACAGCAGCTGGTATGCATTCACACTTCTCACTTGAAATGTGGGGTGGCGCAACATTTGACGTCGCTTACCGTTTTTTAAAAGAAGATCCTTGGACACGTTTAGAGCAGCTACGAAAAGAAATTCCAAATGTATTATTCCAAATGCTACTGCGCGGGGCTAATGCGGTTGGTTATAAAAACTATTCGGATAATGTCATTCGCGAGTTTATCGCACAGTCTGCCGAATCAGGTATTGATGTATTCCGCATTTTCGATTCATTAAACTGGATTCAGTCGATGGAAATTTCAATTGATGCCGTGCGTCAAGCGGGCAAAGTCGCCGAAGCAGCGATTTGCTATACGGGCGATATTTTAAATGATGGGCGGGCGAAATATTCTGCTCAATATTATAAGGATATGGCAAAACAACTTGAACAAGCCGGCGCACATATTTTAGCGATTAAAGATATGGCGGGTCTTTTAAAACCTGAAGCCGCCTACCGTTTAGTATCTGAATTAAAAGCAGTAACAGACCTACCGATTCATTTGCACTCACACGATACGAGTGGCAACGGTATTTACACCTATGCTCGTGCCATTGATGCAGGTGTTGATATTATCGACACGGCCCTTGGTTCAATGTCTGGCTTAACGTCACAACCATCTGCTAACTCATTAGTTTATGCATTGGATGGTGCAAAACGACAAGTACGTGCTGATATTGAGGCATTAGAAAAACTTTCTTATTACTATGAAGATGTACGCAAATATTACCGTGAATTCGAAAGTGGTATGGTGAGCCCGCATTCAGAGGTATATGTCCATGAAATGCCAGGCGGTCAATATAGTAACCTACAGCAGCAAGCTAAAAGTGTTGGCCTTGGCGATCGCTGGGAAGAAGTAAAGGTGATGTACGGTCGCGTCAATTTACTGTTTGGCGATATCGTGAAAGTAACCCCTTCTTCAAAAGTTGTTGGGGATATGGCACTATTTATGGTACAAAACAATTTAAATGAAGAAACCATATTAACACGCGGTCAAACTCTAGACTTCCCTAGTTCAGTAATTGAATTATTCCAAGGCTATTTAGGTCAGCCACATGGTGGATTCCCGAAGGAACTACAACGCGTCATCTTAAAAAATCGTGCGCCAATAACCGTACGACCTGGTGAATTATTACCAGAGGTCGATTTACAAGTCATTTTGCACATGCTTGAGGAAAAATATCCACAACGCACCTTTACGAAAAAGGATTGTATCGCCTATGCGCTGTATGACAAAGTATTTGAAGCATATGTTCAAACAAATGAACAATTCGGTGATATTACGGTGTTAGATACACCGACATTCATTTATGGACTAAAGCTTGGTGAAGAAATTGAGGTTGAAATTGAAAAAGGGAAAACGCTGATTATAAAACTCATTTCAATTGGCGAAGCCCAACATGATGGCACACGTATTTTGTACTTCGAGCTTAATGGTCAATCTCGTGAGTTAATCATTAAAGATTTCAGTTTAGATAGTAAGGAAGCAGCAATTTTAAAAGCAGATCCTACGAATACGAGCCAAATTGGTGCTACGATGCCTGGAACCGTATTAAAGGTAGTAATTAATAAAGGAAGTAAAGTAAAACGCGGTGACCATCTACTTATAACGGAAGCGATGAAAATGGAAACGACTGTTCAAGCTCCTAAAGATGGCATCATTAAAGAGATCTATGTACAAGCGGGCTCAGCCCTTTCCACTGGCGATTTATTAATCGAATTCGAATAG
- a CDS encoding LytTR family DNA-binding domain-containing protein, with the protein MKIHLHIESDIQQIEIHIHAPDYNETVEQLMKKLKQQSVSNHIAGYKDNNIHLLQVHEVFSIYSDNGKVYIQTDDEEFEAKNKLYELEERFEHQFIRINKATLVNLKKIISIQSKVLGNPQIVLANDATIPVSRNYFKSLKEALGLGGTMR; encoded by the coding sequence ATGAAAATTCATCTTCATATTGAAAGTGATATACAACAAATCGAAATACATATTCACGCACCTGATTATAACGAAACTGTCGAACAGCTGATGAAAAAGTTGAAGCAACAATCCGTTTCAAATCACATCGCGGGCTATAAGGACAATAACATTCATTTATTACAAGTTCACGAGGTCTTTTCAATTTATAGTGACAATGGCAAAGTCTATATCCAAACAGATGACGAAGAATTTGAGGCAAAAAACAAATTATATGAGCTGGAAGAACGCTTCGAACATCAATTTATTCGTATTAATAAAGCAACGCTCGTTAATCTCAAAAAAATTATTTCCATCCAATCCAAGGTGCTTGGTAATCCGCAAATTGTTTTAGCAAACGATGCAACCATTCCAGTTAGCCGCAACTATTTTAAATCACTAAAAGAAGCACTCGGTTTAGGAGGTACTATGAGATGA
- a CDS encoding ATP-binding cassette domain-containing protein, whose translation MTNIIEVKQLTKHYGPVKAVKGISFQVAKGALFAFLGSNGAGKSTTIEILCTLLDPSSGDVQINGHELGTIKGNASIRESIGIVFQQSILDAKLTVKENILHRGRFYQLSKKQLQENYAFAQQYLQLEDIESKQYGQLSGGQRRRADIARAIIHKPPLLFLDEPTTGLDPHTRKFVWETIERLRKEIGMTIFLTTHYMEEAANADQIVVMKQGEIVAQGTPNALKEQFASDQLVITLKEAFTIDNIQSHTIYPVLADGDVYKINLPSTLNALPILNQLEPYLSSFEVVKGSLDQVFIQINEEK comes from the coding sequence ATGACGAATATTATTGAAGTAAAACAGTTAACCAAGCATTACGGACCGGTGAAAGCTGTGAAAGGCATTAGTTTTCAAGTGGCAAAAGGCGCCCTCTTCGCTTTTTTAGGAAGTAACGGTGCTGGGAAATCAACGACCATCGAAATACTCTGTACATTGCTAGATCCCTCAAGTGGCGACGTACAAATAAACGGTCATGAACTTGGAACGATTAAGGGCAATGCTTCGATTCGCGAATCGATTGGTATTGTATTTCAGCAAAGCATTTTAGATGCAAAGTTAACCGTAAAAGAGAACATTTTACATCGCGGGCGGTTTTATCAATTGTCAAAAAAGCAATTGCAAGAAAACTATGCGTTCGCACAACAATACTTACAGCTTGAAGATATTGAATCAAAACAATACGGACAATTATCAGGGGGACAACGCAGACGTGCAGATATTGCCCGGGCAATCATTCATAAGCCTCCCCTTCTGTTTTTAGATGAACCTACGACCGGCTTAGACCCCCATACACGAAAATTTGTGTGGGAAACAATAGAGCGCTTGCGTAAAGAAATTGGTATGACGATTTTCTTAACGACCCATTACATGGAAGAAGCTGCGAATGCCGACCAAATTGTAGTCATGAAGCAAGGTGAAATTGTTGCACAAGGTACACCAAATGCATTAAAGGAGCAGTTTGCAAGTGATCAGCTTGTCATTACTTTAAAAGAAGCGTTCACAATCGACAACATTCAGTCACACACAATTTATCCTGTGCTGGCAGATGGGGATGTTTATAAAATCAACCTCCCCTCTACACTCAATGCACTCCCGATACTCAATCAACTCGAGCCTTATCTTTCGTCTTTTGAAGTGGTGAAAGGCTCGCTTGATCAAGTGTTTATTCAAATTAACGAAGAAAAGTAG
- a CDS encoding cation diffusion facilitator family transporter — protein sequence MAEHHHHHSHGANKKVLLISFWIIFSFMIVEGIGGFLTNSLALLSDAGHMLSDAVSLAIALVAFIVSEKAVTMSKTYGYKRIEILAALFNGITLIAIALFIFYEAIERFQNPPEVATTGMLIISVIGLLVNILVAWIMMKGADTEENLNMRGAFLHVISDMLGSVGAIIAALLIMFFGFGWADPLASVIVAALVLRGGYFVTKNSLHVLMEGTPTSVDSEQVLTILKEHEQVRGVHDVHIWAVTSGLHALTCHIVLDDELTVKESSAILANIEHDLLHANIQHATIQVEGRTHAHKDSVFCNVKAETDGHHHHHHH from the coding sequence ATGGCTGAACATCACCATCACCATTCACATGGTGCCAACAAAAAGGTGTTACTGATTTCATTTTGGATTATTTTTAGCTTCATGATTGTGGAAGGAATTGGGGGCTTTTTAACAAATAGCTTAGCGTTATTATCAGACGCAGGGCATATGTTAAGTGACGCGGTGTCACTTGCGATTGCACTGGTAGCGTTTATTGTGTCAGAAAAGGCCGTGACCATGTCAAAAACGTATGGTTATAAACGGATTGAGATTTTAGCTGCGCTATTTAATGGGATTACACTGATTGCGATTGCGTTATTCATTTTTTACGAAGCAATTGAGCGTTTTCAAAATCCTCCTGAAGTTGCAACGACAGGCATGCTTATTATTAGTGTGATTGGGTTACTTGTGAACATTTTAGTTGCATGGATCATGATGAAGGGTGCGGACACAGAAGAAAACTTGAATATGCGCGGAGCCTTTTTACATGTCATTAGCGATATGCTTGGTTCAGTTGGCGCAATTATCGCAGCCTTACTCATTATGTTTTTCGGCTTTGGCTGGGCAGATCCATTAGCGAGTGTCATTGTCGCTGCACTCGTATTACGTGGAGGCTATTTTGTTACGAAAAATTCATTACATGTATTAATGGAAGGAACGCCAACTAGTGTCGATAGTGAACAAGTATTAACCATCCTAAAAGAGCATGAACAAGTGCGCGGTGTGCATGATGTACACATTTGGGCGGTGACTAGTGGCCTACATGCGTTAACATGCCATATCGTACTAGATGACGAGTTGACTGTGAAAGAAAGCAGCGCCATTTTAGCTAACATTGAACATGATTTATTACATGCGAACATTCAACACGCGACAATTCAAGTGGAAGGTCGTACACATGCACATAAAGATAGCGTATTTTGTAACGTAAAAGCAGAAACAGATGGGCATCATCATCACCACCATCATTAA
- a CDS encoding ABC transporter permease translates to MLVSLISRNNKVFLRNKMLVFFSLFSVLISVGVYVVFLQKLQTDAISQVVPVTKAIEILVSEWMVAGILTTIAMTSTLSVFAIYIQDLETKRTADFLVTSASRFNIQLSYVFSSLMIGFMMTFVAFICCEVFIVVIGGSLLSFSAFVKVLALILVGVLLSSTINLFIVLFINSETAFSTVNTVIGTMIGFLCGIYVPIGVLPSTVQSVIHFFPVSHIAVLLRQVLMEPSLASVFEGATAFEESYKLNYGVVYKIGDSIISPATSVLFIVGTIVVVLGLSAIAYKRKYK, encoded by the coding sequence ATGCTCGTCAGTCTAATTAGCCGTAATAACAAAGTGTTTCTCCGCAATAAAATGCTCGTATTTTTCTCGCTCTTTTCTGTCCTCATCTCGGTCGGTGTTTATGTGGTCTTCCTTCAAAAATTACAAACGGATGCGATTAGTCAAGTAGTCCCTGTAACGAAGGCCATTGAGATTTTAGTGAGTGAATGGATGGTTGCAGGGATATTAACAACCATTGCAATGACGTCAACACTTAGCGTATTCGCGATTTATATTCAAGATTTAGAAACAAAGCGCACGGCTGATTTTTTAGTAACCTCTGCTTCCAGATTTAATATTCAACTTAGCTATGTGTTTAGCTCGCTGATGATTGGCTTTATGATGACGTTTGTTGCATTTATTTGCTGTGAGGTTTTTATCGTAGTGATTGGCGGTTCATTATTATCATTTTCTGCGTTTGTTAAAGTGTTAGCCCTGATATTAGTAGGCGTACTTCTCAGTTCAACGATCAACTTATTCATCGTACTTTTTATCAACTCTGAAACGGCCTTTTCAACGGTCAATACCGTGATTGGGACAATGATTGGTTTTTTATGTGGTATTTATGTACCTATTGGTGTCTTGCCTAGTACAGTACAAAGCGTTATTCACTTTTTCCCAGTAAGTCATATTGCTGTATTACTGCGTCAGGTGTTAATGGAGCCTTCTTTAGCTTCAGTTTTTGAAGGTGCTACAGCTTTTGAGGAATCCTATAAACTAAATTATGGTGTCGTGTATAAAATTGGCGATTCAATCATTTCTCCAGCTACAAGTGTGCTGTTCATTGTAGGTACGATTGTCGTTGTTTTGGGACTTTCAGCTATTGCTTATAAACGAAAATATAAATGA
- a CDS encoding metalloregulator ArsR/SmtB family transcription factor, giving the protein MNESIEQVNHELDDETLFVVSQTFKALSDPTRIRILNLLCCEEYAVNDIAEILNLGQSTVSHQLRFLKNLRLVKFRREGTTMYYTSDDEHVMNLLHQAIIHAKH; this is encoded by the coding sequence ATGAACGAATCAATCGAACAAGTAAATCACGAGCTGGATGATGAAACATTATTTGTCGTATCGCAAACGTTTAAAGCACTCAGTGACCCGACGCGTATTCGTATTTTGAATTTACTGTGCTGCGAGGAATATGCGGTCAATGATATTGCCGAAATCTTGAATTTAGGTCAATCCACGGTTTCACATCAATTACGCTTTTTAAAAAATTTACGCCTCGTCAAGTTCAGACGCGAGGGAACAACGATGTATTATACGAGCGATGATGAGCATGTGATGAATTTATTACATCAGGCAATTATTCATGCGAAACATTAA
- a CDS encoding NUDIX domain-containing protein produces the protein MEHWDLYDQHRNKTGNMITRGSEMAPNEFHLVVHVCIFNKQGEMLIQQRQPFKYGWSNYWDVTCGGSAISGDTSQQAASRELFEELGITYDFENIRPQLTINFERGFDDWYLVDYEVNLDELVLQPEEVQGAKWVSREEILQMIREDTFIPYYEHLIHMLFDMRQNYGTITRSSFK, from the coding sequence ATGGAACATTGGGATCTATATGATCAACACCGCAACAAAACTGGTAACATGATTACACGAGGCAGTGAAATGGCACCTAACGAGTTTCACCTCGTTGTACACGTTTGTATTTTTAATAAGCAAGGTGAAATGCTAATCCAGCAGCGCCAACCTTTTAAATACGGCTGGTCCAACTATTGGGACGTAACATGTGGCGGTAGTGCAATTAGTGGCGATACGAGCCAGCAAGCCGCTTCACGAGAGTTATTTGAAGAACTCGGCATTACATATGATTTTGAAAATATCCGCCCTCAACTGACGATTAATTTTGAACGTGGATTTGACGATTGGTATTTAGTAGATTATGAAGTAAATCTAGATGAACTTGTGCTTCAGCCCGAGGAAGTACAAGGAGCGAAGTGGGTATCAAGAGAGGAAATCCTACAAATGATTCGGGAAGATACATTCATTCCGTATTATGAGCATTTAATTCACATGCTGTTTGATATGCGCCAAAACTACGGTACCATTACAAGAAGCTCGTTCAAGTAA
- a CDS encoding DUF3021 domain-containing protein: MKNFFISFMVSVFISYFTLAMIAFNNPEDVWSSKTIFVQFILANGLGFMIGCANFLFKIQHWPYIAVLSAHYLIVVTSSFIIGNFGNWFYMSEPMTVISLFLRVTIVYVGVWIALIFEQKRAISKMNAQLQKNRGE, encoded by the coding sequence ATGAAAAACTTTTTTATTAGCTTTATGGTCAGCGTATTTATCTCTTATTTTACACTTGCTATGATTGCATTTAATAATCCTGAAGATGTGTGGTCAAGTAAGACCATTTTCGTACAATTTATATTAGCAAATGGACTTGGCTTTATGATTGGCTGTGCGAATTTTTTATTCAAAATCCAGCATTGGCCATATATTGCTGTGTTATCCGCGCACTATCTCATTGTTGTCACATCCTCATTTATCATTGGAAATTTCGGCAATTGGTTTTATATGAGTGAACCGATGACTGTCATCTCATTATTTTTACGTGTGACAATTGTGTATGTTGGCGTTTGGATTGCGCTTATCTTTGAACAAAAACGCGCAATAAGCAAAATGAATGCGCAGTTACAAAAAAATCGAGGGGAATAA
- a CDS encoding GNAT family N-acetyltransferase has protein sequence MRHSIVYEKLIFCEETPEKKQYLALHKTTGWNAKRLFSQEQLYEGICNSWYQISVYNEQQLIGFGRIISDGVYQTFICDVMIHPDYQGKGVGKNLIQALVKYCEQKGIRWVQLFCAQGKQPFYEKLGFTVRDREAPGMTLFLNK, from the coding sequence ATGAGACATAGTATTGTATATGAAAAGTTAATTTTTTGTGAAGAAACACCTGAAAAAAAGCAGTATTTAGCATTACATAAAACAACCGGTTGGAATGCGAAGAGACTATTTTCACAGGAACAATTATACGAAGGAATATGCAACAGCTGGTATCAAATTTCTGTATATAATGAACAACAATTAATTGGATTTGGTCGAATCATTTCTGACGGTGTGTATCAAACATTTATTTGTGACGTGATGATTCATCCTGACTATCAAGGAAAAGGTGTAGGGAAAAATCTAATACAAGCGTTAGTAAAATATTGTGAGCAAAAAGGGATAAGGTGGGTACAATTATTTTGTGCACAAGGTAAGCAACCATTTTACGAAAAGTTAGGTTTTACGGTACGTGATAGAGAAGCCCCTGGTATGACATTATTTTTAAACAAGTAA